A single genomic interval of Persephonella atlantica harbors:
- a CDS encoding ATP-binding protein translates to MYALIFSWLIYIVGAYLLEKDLKKILYPAGAVFFLVVYAVGVYLSDSTFLDGLVIIYLMFIFLHASRELQQRLRVITVTLFVFLFLTYLLLASYKVQYYETVIPISSLLLLLRQYRANTEILLWAGIILTALTLYFININLFFYINIAFVLFFMAETINEHHVEMDKEKKRYRDFVSRAINSEFQKRYAEIDDELKITYKKLKEIFKLSNYTLFPSDIEDIAERVVEGLHNLGYSGVVLYVNVGGNNIFKKSGFFPNLKSYLTEKFEKLNKITISEDEKSIFLPLISDKEKIGVLGVYKKEGATSKEIEYLSTYANSVAISITKTIYFKEINKLQQLLEKTFESVDIGIAIINREFQIERANRALKELTGFQSSNNIFDAIPEIEPLKKELQSVIEEKKVFDTVLSSIHRKGFIYRIKALPLISSNSSDADKIVLVIEDITEKEKLEAQLLETEKHAVIGKMAAGLSHDIKNPLAAISASAFAIKKKGERLKDNRIIELAEKIEKNSSRAADIINRLLNYAKPSYYRSEKVNLREVILSSIDFSIPDSRKKDIKVYKRLRSDIFTYGDKNALQQVFINLIINAVEAMNNRGRIDIKLTKNGNYAAISIKDYGPGIPEKMVEEIFDPFFTTKEKGTGLGLSVVSRIVKDHHGKIEVHSKEGEGTEFIIKLPLMED, encoded by the coding sequence ATGTACGCATTAATATTTTCCTGGCTTATATACATCGTAGGGGCTTATCTATTAGAAAAAGATCTAAAAAAGATTCTGTATCCTGCCGGAGCTGTTTTTTTTCTCGTTGTATATGCTGTAGGAGTGTATCTCTCAGATAGCACTTTTTTAGATGGGCTGGTAATAATATATCTGATGTTTATCTTCCTGCATGCATCACGGGAACTTCAGCAAAGATTGAGAGTTATTACTGTTACTCTATTTGTATTTCTATTTTTAACGTATCTTTTGTTAGCCTCTTATAAAGTGCAGTATTACGAAACTGTTATTCCTATATCATCTTTACTTCTTCTGCTGAGACAGTACCGTGCCAACACAGAGATACTTCTGTGGGCTGGCATTATTCTGACTGCCCTTACCCTTTATTTTATTAATATAAATCTGTTTTTCTATATAAATATTGCATTTGTTCTTTTCTTTATGGCAGAAACGATAAATGAACACCACGTGGAGATGGATAAAGAAAAAAAAAGATACAGAGATTTTGTCAGCAGGGCAATAAACAGTGAATTTCAGAAAAGATATGCCGAAATTGACGATGAACTGAAAATAACCTACAAAAAACTGAAGGAAATATTCAAGCTCAGCAACTATACACTATTCCCATCAGATATTGAAGACATTGCAGAAAGGGTTGTTGAAGGGTTGCACAATCTCGGTTATTCAGGAGTTGTTCTGTACGTTAATGTTGGGGGTAACAACATCTTTAAAAAGAGTGGATTTTTCCCTAATCTAAAGAGCTATTTAACAGAAAAATTTGAAAAATTAAACAAAATCACAATATCTGAAGATGAGAAATCTATATTCCTTCCTCTAATCAGTGATAAAGAGAAAATAGGTGTATTGGGAGTTTATAAAAAGGAAGGGGCAACCTCAAAAGAGATAGAGTATCTCTCTACATATGCCAACTCTGTTGCCATATCCATAACAAAAACCATATATTTCAAGGAGATAAATAAACTGCAACAGCTTCTTGAAAAAACATTTGAGTCTGTTGATATTGGAATAGCAATAATCAATAGGGAATTCCAGATAGAAAGGGCAAACAGAGCCTTGAAGGAACTTACAGGTTTCCAGTCCAGTAATAATATATTTGACGCAATTCCGGAAATAGAGCCTCTAAAAAAAGAACTTCAGAGTGTAATAGAAGAAAAAAAAGTGTTTGATACTGTTCTATCTTCAATACACAGGAAAGGCTTCATATACAGAATAAAGGCTCTTCCACTTATATCCTCAAACAGCTCAGATGCTGACAAAATCGTTCTTGTTATTGAGGATATTACAGAAAAGGAAAAATTAGAAGCTCAACTTTTAGAGACAGAAAAACATGCAGTTATAGGCAAGATGGCAGCAGGCCTTTCTCACGATATAAAAAATCCCCTTGCGGCAATATCAGCCTCTGCATTTGCAATAAAGAAAAAAGGAGAAAGACTGAAAGACAACAGGATTATAGAACTTGCTGAAAAGATAGAGAAAAACAGTTCAAGGGCTGCAGATATTATAAACAGGCTACTGAATTACGCAAAACCATCATATTACAGGTCAGAAAAGGTGAATCTCAGAGAGGTTATACTGTCTTCAATAGATTTCTCCATTCCTGATTCCCGAAAAAAAGATATTAAGGTTTATAAACGGCTACGTTCAGATATATTTACTTATGGGGATAAAAACGCACTACAACAGGTATTTATTAATCTTATAATAAATGCAGTAGAGGCAATGAATAACAGGGGAAGGATAGATATAAAACTGACAAAAAATGGTAATTATGCTGCCATCTCTATAAAAGATTATGGACCCGGTATACCGGAAAAGATGGTGGAGGAAATCTTTGATCCATTTTTCACAACAAAGGAGAAAGGAACAGGTCTTGGTCTTTCTGTTGTAAGTAGAATAGTGAAAGATCATCACGGAAAGATCGAAGTTCACAGCAAAGAAGGAGAAGGAACAGAATTTATAATAAAACTTCCATTGATGGAGGATTAG
- a CDS encoding FliM/FliN family flagellar motor switch protein: MKEKILLNADYYSVFSEDAALYIKSDLFVMTVFSRGSDWAEEIFKKIFHSDTTNTEVVERLEINPEDTVFDVTADQQKFDYGIIVKLFSSVEESTTNRKGEEKDISLPVVIRVFSKTIPISEIENIGETTEILISQHSQFDVELLVNGRVIGKGVLRKEQNSFKLKISQLYV; encoded by the coding sequence GTGAAAGAGAAAATTCTGTTAAACGCAGATTATTACTCTGTTTTTTCGGAAGATGCTGCTTTATATATAAAGAGTGATCTTTTTGTAATGACTGTATTTTCCAGAGGCTCAGACTGGGCAGAAGAGATATTCAAAAAAATATTCCATTCAGATACTACCAATACAGAAGTTGTTGAAAGGTTGGAAATAAATCCTGAAGATACGGTTTTTGATGTAACAGCAGATCAGCAGAAATTTGATTACGGAATTATTGTGAAACTTTTCTCATCTGTTGAAGAAAGCACAACTAACAGAAAAGGGGAAGAAAAAGATATATCTCTACCAGTAGTTATCAGAGTTTTCAGTAAAACCATTCCTATATCAGAGATAGAAAATATTGGAGAAACAACTGAAATACTGATATCCCAGCATTCCCAGTTCGATGTAGAACTTTTAGTAAATGGCAGGGTTATAGGTAAAGGTGTGTTGAGAAAGGAACAGAATTCATTCAAATTAAAAATATCACAGCTTTATGTGTAG
- a CDS encoding anthranilate synthase component I family protein: protein MEIKFFSQNDSWRLGEEQVVFRKPAGAAVFRNGMLYINGKSIKTDHPFIIIEKYIRKNHLYAAGFISYDYKKYIYRETVRKKSDLNIPHIFFAFFRGFNTGFRTGKRVKSSVKNLHIPVQKEDFVNMVKRAHRYIEQGEIYQINLSHRIQLEGFFDVDSIFLDLIDFQPAPYIMSIKTPYFSVVSGSMELFLEKKGRKITSVPIKGTRPTGKTEEETEKLKRELLSSEKERAENLMITDLMRNDIGKISERGSVTVENLFNVKSYRSVLQMGSTVSGTLKKGISLQEIVHSTFPPGSVTGAPKKRAIEIIDMLEKHRRDIYCGATVLIKPDLDFVMSVAIRQSVFVKNRCYIYVGSGIVADSNPEKEYEETLIKAVANLKATGLQFDIL from the coding sequence ATGGAGATTAAATTCTTTTCACAGAACGACAGCTGGAGGTTAGGGGAAGAGCAGGTTGTATTTAGAAAACCTGCTGGAGCGGCAGTATTTAGAAATGGAATGCTGTATATCAATGGGAAAAGTATAAAAACAGACCATCCTTTTATCATTATTGAGAAATATATCAGGAAAAATCATCTATATGCTGCCGGATTTATATCTTACGATTATAAAAAGTACATATACAGAGAAACTGTCAGAAAAAAGTCAGATCTGAATATTCCACATATTTTCTTTGCCTTCTTCAGAGGATTTAATACTGGTTTTAGGACAGGCAAAAGGGTAAAAAGTAGTGTTAAAAACCTCCATATACCTGTTCAAAAGGAAGATTTTGTGAATATGGTAAAAAGGGCTCACAGATATATTGAACAGGGTGAGATATACCAGATAAATCTATCTCATAGAATTCAGCTTGAGGGATTTTTTGATGTTGACAGTATCTTTCTTGATCTGATTGATTTTCAGCCAGCTCCATACATAATGAGCATAAAAACACCTTACTTTTCTGTTGTATCAGGCTCAATGGAACTGTTTTTAGAAAAAAAGGGAAGAAAGATAACATCTGTTCCTATTAAAGGTACAAGACCTACAGGAAAAACAGAGGAAGAAACAGAGAAACTGAAAAGAGAGCTGTTAAGTTCAGAAAAGGAAAGGGCTGAAAATCTTATGATAACAGACCTTATGAGAAATGATATCGGAAAGATATCGGAAAGAGGTAGTGTGACTGTTGAAAACCTGTTTAATGTAAAGTCTTACAGGTCTGTCCTTCAGATGGGCTCAACAGTTAGTGGAACACTCAAAAAAGGTATATCCCTTCAGGAAATTGTTCACTCCACTTTTCCCCCTGGTTCTGTAACAGGTGCACCTAAAAAAAGAGCAATTGAGATTATTGATATGTTAGAGAAACACAGAAGGGACATATACTGCGGTGCAACAGTACTGATAAAGCCAGACCTTGATTTTGTCATGAGTGTTGCCATAAGGCAGTCTGTTTTTGTTAAAAATAGATGCTACATATATGTGGGAAGCGGCATAGTTGCCGATTCTAATCCAGAAAAAGAGTATGAGGAAACCTTAATAAAAGCCGTTGCCAACTTAAAGGCCACAGGCTTACAGTTTGATATTCTGTGA
- a CDS encoding tyrosine-type recombinase/integrase produces MKISESVELFLSYISDKSENTLKNYRSDLKQFIKIVGDKDVENVTKADIAKFRMVLQSHRKKSSTISRKLACINSFFEYLIDLEIVSSSPITKSHRPKISQKIPSSLSHEEIEKVIKSTKTLTEKVIVVLMLTTGMRSSELLGIERDNILIEKDGQIYNCDTVYRLDINGDEIVYIRVKGKGDKEREIPITGEPMKLFVEYLRFNSSKKVFPMSYYSLWKTIVKIGKRCNIVLHPHKLRHTAATIALQSGAELRIIQELLGHASPITTARYAKVGQKQLLKATKALSQNIKL; encoded by the coding sequence ATGAAGATTTCTGAGTCTGTTGAACTGTTCCTTTCTTATATATCAGATAAATCAGAAAATACACTGAAAAATTACCGCTCAGACCTGAAACAGTTTATCAAGATTGTGGGAGATAAGGATGTTGAAAATGTAACAAAAGCAGACATAGCAAAATTCAGAATGGTTCTCCAGTCTCACAGAAAAAAGTCCTCCACGATATCAAGGAAACTTGCCTGTATAAACTCATTTTTTGAGTACCTTATAGACCTTGAAATAGTAAGCTCTTCCCCAATAACAAAATCCCACAGACCAAAGATATCACAGAAGATACCTTCCTCTCTTTCACACGAAGAGATTGAGAAGGTGATAAAAAGTACAAAAACATTAACAGAAAAGGTTATTGTTGTTCTCATGCTGACGACAGGTATGAGGTCATCAGAGCTTTTAGGAATAGAAAGGGATAACATACTGATAGAAAAGGACGGTCAGATATACAACTGTGATACTGTATACAGACTGGATATAAATGGTGATGAGATTGTTTACATAAGGGTAAAGGGAAAAGGAGATAAGGAAAGAGAGATACCTATTACAGGAGAACCTATGAAACTGTTTGTGGAATATCTCAGGTTTAACAGCTCAAAGAAGGTATTTCCTATGTCATATTACTCCCTGTGGAAAACAATTGTAAAAATAGGAAAAAGATGTAATATTGTTCTTCATCCACACAAACTCAGACATACAGCTGCAACGATAGCTCTTCAGTCTGGTGCAGAACTGAGAATAATTCAGGAACTTTTAGGTCATGCATCTCCAATAACCACAGCAAGATATGCCAAGGTTGGTCAGAAACAACTCCTGAAAGCAACAAAAGCACTGTCACAGAATATCAAACTGTAA
- a CDS encoding UbiX family flavin prenyltransferase: MEKIILCITGASGTVYGIRLLNELVKTHHVYLVVSESAFTVMEKETGINREHFLKSLPENCTFYSQDEIDAPISSGTMLIKTKGVIVAPCSTGTLGAVASGISSNLIHRVCDVALKEGKKVFLLIREMPLSLIHIKNMEKVIQAGGTVAVASPGFYTNPETVDDMVDFVVGKVLDSLRIKHNLLKRWRDEDF; this comes from the coding sequence ATGGAAAAGATTATTCTGTGCATCACCGGTGCAAGTGGAACAGTTTATGGTATAAGACTGTTAAATGAACTTGTGAAAACTCATCATGTGTATCTTGTCGTATCAGAAAGTGCCTTTACAGTTATGGAAAAAGAGACAGGTATAAACAGGGAGCACTTTTTAAAAAGTCTTCCTGAGAACTGTACATTTTATTCACAGGATGAGATAGATGCCCCCATATCAAGTGGAACAATGCTGATAAAAACGAAGGGAGTAATTGTTGCCCCCTGCTCAACAGGAACACTGGGAGCAGTTGCCAGTGGAATATCTTCAAATCTCATACATAGGGTGTGTGATGTTGCTCTTAAGGAGGGAAAAAAGGTATTTTTACTTATAAGGGAGATGCCCCTATCACTTATTCATATAAAAAATATGGAAAAGGTTATACAGGCAGGTGGAACTGTAGCAGTAGCATCACCGGGATTTTACACAAATCCAGAAACTGTTGATGATATGGTTGATTTTGTTGTCGGTAAGGTTTTAGATAGTCTCAGAATTAAACACAATCTTCTTAAAAGGTGGAGAGATGAAGATTTCTGA
- a CDS encoding DedA family protein: MGTFLEGEIFLLVVGFFIKLKLLNPYVSLVSAMAGAFFHEMIYFLLGKWKGREFLLRNRHTRKEYRRAKKLLHRYGILSIFIIRFLYGMRMIPMMLMGATGFSPVKFILFNLISLFFWAVIYLSIGFFFGKAAEHFFGEAKEYYFAFIGLVIVILLLLLVYPKILEKIRKQ, encoded by the coding sequence ATAGGGACGTTTTTAGAAGGGGAGATTTTCCTGTTGGTTGTAGGTTTTTTTATAAAACTGAAACTTCTCAATCCTTACGTTTCACTCGTTTCAGCAATGGCAGGTGCATTTTTTCATGAGATGATATATTTTCTTCTTGGTAAGTGGAAAGGGAGGGAGTTTTTACTCAGAAATAGACATACCAGAAAGGAGTATAGAAGGGCAAAAAAGCTGTTGCACAGGTACGGAATCCTATCCATTTTTATAATCAGATTTCTGTACGGTATGCGTATGATACCGATGATGCTTATGGGAGCAACAGGTTTCAGTCCAGTTAAATTTATACTGTTTAATCTCATATCTCTCTTTTTCTGGGCTGTGATATACCTGTCTATAGGTTTCTTTTTTGGTAAAGCTGCAGAGCATTTCTTTGGCGAAGCTAAAGAGTACTACTTTGCATTTATAGGTCTCGTTATTGTTATACTCCTACTTTTACTTGTGTATCCAAAGATTTTAGAGAAGATAAGAAAACAGTAG
- a CDS encoding universal stress protein produces the protein MSFKKILVGYDGSQSSKKALEKAIVLAKVCGSELHIVGVVRPFEFAAIDYISPEEIEEYEKEEVSKEERFLKEAKEIAQEKGINAVTKVREGEPAEELMSYADENGCDLIVVGHRGVGGFKRMILGTTAGNLVKYANQSVLVVK, from the coding sequence ATGTCTTTTAAAAAGATCCTTGTAGGTTATGACGGTTCACAGTCCAGTAAAAAAGCTCTGGAAAAGGCTATCGTGCTGGCAAAGGTTTGTGGAAGTGAACTGCATATCGTAGGGGTAGTAAGGCCTTTTGAATTTGCAGCCATAGATTATATCTCACCAGAAGAGATTGAGGAATACGAAAAAGAGGAGGTATCTAAGGAAGAAAGGTTTCTAAAGGAAGCAAAAGAGATAGCTCAGGAAAAGGGAATCAATGCTGTAACAAAAGTAAGAGAAGGTGAACCAGCAGAAGAACTGATGTCTTATGCTGATGAAAATGGTTGCGATCTTATCGTTGTTGGACATAGAGGTGTCGGTGGTTTCAAAAGAATGATACTGGGAACAACAGCAGGAAATCTGGTTAAATATGCAAATCAGTCTGTTCTGGTTGTTAAATAG
- the leuS gene encoding leucine--tRNA ligase gives MDYDFRKIEEKILEQWEQLDIFKSCEDKERDKFYVLEMFPYPSGRIHMGHVRNYAIGDVVNRYLRMKGKNTLHPMGWDAFGMPAENAAIKSGIHPAKWTYENIDYMKKQLKRLGFSYDWDREITTCSPEYYRWNQWIFLKMLEKGIAYRKSAVVNWCPHDMTVLANEQVIEGRCWRCDTPVVQKEIPSWFLRITDYAEILLDDLEELKGNWPEAVLTMQKNWIGKSVGATVRFPVENSTTTIEIFTTRPDTLFGVTFMALAPEHPLSVELAKGTEQETEIEEFVRKYLTMSTRERNIIEEKEGVFTGRYAVNPLTGEKIPIYVANYILWGYGTGAIMAVPAHDERDHEFAKKYNIPIKPVVQPPEEWNFEEKAYEGEGVLINSDGFDGMHSSEAKEKITQLLEEKGIGEKTINFRLRDWNISRQRYWGTPIPVVYCDSCGIVPVPEEQLPVILPENVQFTGMGNPLEKNESFVKTVCPKCGKSAKRETDTMDTFIDSSWYFLRYCDPHNEKEPFSREKTDYWMPVDLYIGGIEHAVLHLLYSRFFTKFLREIGLVNVKEPFVKLLTQGMVLKKWIKIEKLLEILHISSDDSIKTLIEKLSSYGDVGSIEIEYTTIKEFLEKNHLTLNDNAKLLFDKLSIPHSILKEFEEKYGKSDKMSKSKHNTVDPDEMIKKYGADTVRLYILFAAPPHSSFDWTDSGIEGAHRFLRRVWNFVNEKLEEIKGVKYSKEDFKNLPEEDQKLRRKLHQVIKKVNDDINREYQFNTAIAAIMELVNELYSYRGNNKKLLKEAVENLILLLSPFTPFMADYLWRLIGNKGFTIQQRFPEPDKDALVEKEKEIPVQINGKVRAKIKVPADADEEMVKTIAFENETVKKWTEGKEIVKVIFIKGKILNIVVRG, from the coding sequence ATGGATTACGACTTCAGGAAGATAGAAGAGAAGATTTTGGAGCAGTGGGAACAGTTAGATATATTCAAGTCCTGTGAAGATAAAGAGAGGGATAAGTTTTATGTCTTAGAGATGTTTCCCTACCCTTCAGGAAGGATACATATGGGACACGTGAGAAACTATGCAATAGGGGATGTTGTTAACAGATATCTCAGAATGAAAGGTAAAAATACACTGCATCCTATGGGCTGGGATGCATTTGGTATGCCTGCAGAAAATGCAGCAATAAAAAGCGGGATACATCCAGCAAAATGGACTTATGAAAACATAGATTATATGAAAAAACAGCTGAAAAGACTGGGATTTTCTTATGATTGGGACAGGGAGATAACAACCTGCAGTCCTGAATATTACAGATGGAATCAATGGATTTTTCTGAAGATGTTAGAAAAAGGCATAGCATACAGAAAGTCTGCTGTAGTCAACTGGTGTCCCCATGACATGACCGTTCTCGCAAACGAACAGGTTATTGAAGGAAGATGCTGGAGGTGTGATACTCCTGTTGTTCAGAAAGAGATACCTTCGTGGTTTCTCAGGATAACAGATTATGCAGAAATTCTTCTTGATGACCTTGAAGAGCTAAAAGGAAACTGGCCTGAAGCTGTTTTGACTATGCAAAAGAACTGGATTGGTAAGTCTGTAGGAGCAACAGTGAGATTTCCTGTGGAAAATTCCACTACAACCATCGAAATTTTCACAACGAGACCTGATACCCTTTTTGGTGTTACTTTTATGGCTTTAGCACCAGAACATCCTCTCTCTGTTGAACTTGCTAAGGGAACAGAGCAGGAAACGGAAATTGAAGAGTTTGTCAGGAAATATCTGACTATGTCAACAAGGGAAAGAAACATTATTGAAGAGAAAGAAGGGGTTTTTACAGGAAGGTATGCAGTAAATCCTTTAACAGGAGAAAAAATTCCTATATATGTGGCCAACTACATCCTGTGGGGTTACGGAACAGGAGCTATAATGGCAGTTCCTGCCCACGATGAGAGAGACCATGAATTTGCAAAAAAGTACAACATTCCTATAAAACCTGTAGTTCAGCCTCCAGAAGAGTGGAATTTTGAAGAAAAAGCATACGAAGGAGAAGGTGTGCTTATAAACTCTGATGGATTTGACGGCATGCATTCCTCTGAGGCAAAAGAGAAGATAACACAGCTATTGGAAGAAAAGGGTATTGGAGAAAAAACTATTAATTTCAGGCTAAGGGACTGGAACATATCAAGACAGAGATACTGGGGGACACCAATTCCTGTTGTTTACTGTGATAGCTGTGGTATTGTCCCTGTCCCTGAAGAGCAGCTTCCAGTTATCCTTCCTGAGAATGTTCAGTTTACAGGAATGGGCAATCCATTAGAGAAAAACGAAAGCTTTGTAAAGACCGTATGTCCAAAATGCGGAAAATCGGCAAAAAGAGAAACAGACACAATGGATACGTTTATTGACAGTTCCTGGTATTTTCTCAGATACTGTGACCCCCATAATGAAAAAGAGCCTTTCAGCAGGGAAAAAACAGATTACTGGATGCCTGTTGACCTTTACATCGGTGGTATTGAACATGCTGTTCTTCACCTCTTATATTCACGGTTTTTCACAAAGTTTCTCAGAGAAATAGGATTGGTAAATGTCAAGGAACCTTTTGTTAAGCTCCTTACCCAGGGAATGGTGCTGAAAAAATGGATAAAAATAGAAAAACTGCTGGAAATCCTTCATATATCTTCTGATGACAGTATAAAGACATTAATAGAAAAACTGTCTTCTTATGGAGATGTTGGCAGTATAGAGATTGAATACACAACAATAAAAGAGTTCTTAGAGAAAAACCATCTAACACTGAATGATAATGCAAAACTGCTGTTTGATAAGCTCAGCATTCCCCACAGTATTTTGAAAGAGTTTGAGGAAAAGTACGGAAAGTCAGACAAGATGTCAAAATCCAAACACAACACTGTTGACCCTGATGAGATGATAAAAAAATACGGAGCAGATACAGTTCGCCTTTACATACTTTTCGCTGCACCTCCCCACAGTAGTTTTGACTGGACAGACAGTGGGATAGAAGGAGCTCACAGATTTTTGAGAAGGGTGTGGAACTTTGTGAACGAAAAGTTAGAAGAGATAAAAGGGGTAAAATACTCTAAAGAAGACTTTAAAAATCTACCTGAAGAAGACCAGAAACTCAGAAGGAAACTCCATCAGGTAATAAAGAAAGTCAACGACGACATAAACAGGGAGTACCAGTTCAATACTGCAATAGCAGCCATAATGGAACTTGTTAACGAGCTTTACAGTTACAGAGGAAATAATAAAAAACTGCTTAAGGAAGCTGTTGAAAATCTCATACTTCTCCTCTCTCCATTTACACCTTTTATGGCTGACTACCTGTGGAGATTGATAGGCAATAAAGGTTTTACTATACAGCAGAGATTTCCCGAACCTGACAAAGATGCTCTTGTTGAAAAAGAAAAAGAAATACCTGTTCAGATTAACGGTAAAGTGAGGGCAAAGATTAAGGTTCCGGCAGATGCAGATGAAGAAATGGTAAAAACCATTGCCTTTGAGAATGAAACTGTAAAAAAATGGACAGAAGGTAAGGAGATAGTTAAAGTTATTTTTATAAAAGGTAAAATTCTGAATATTGTTGTAAGGGGGTAA